Proteins found in one Mucilaginibacter gracilis genomic segment:
- a CDS encoding TolC family protein translates to MTKRVFSLFFSCLISAMTAFAQDSLNVVKWDLQTCLDYAKKNNIQVGSARLSQQTSQQELILSKGSALPNLYGSATQYLSNSKPTGVYGSGSYGLNSSWTLYQGGYIKSDIQQKNVEVERANLSTMQQVNDLTLQITQYYLNVLLDKETIIYQQNVVTTSKAQVEQAKKRLDAGSIAQKDVAQLFAQLANDKYTLVTAENAQRQDLISLKQLLQLPATTFDVITPDTIISKKAVDNLLNVQQTALKDRPEVKNGELYVRSAEFGLQKANSGYLPTLSASGFAGTSYQGAGSGYFNQLNNGFNQQVGLTLSVPIFTRKVNQVNRAEAKINIDQAKLSLKDTKTTLSLNIEKAYINVLNSQNQYDAAAEAFKYNQETYRVANEQLKVGIVNMVDFLQQKSLYTQALQQYIQAKYNAALTIEIYEFYKGTPVKL, encoded by the coding sequence ATGACCAAAAGGGTATTTTCTTTATTTTTTAGCTGCCTGATAAGCGCGATGACAGCGTTTGCCCAGGACAGCCTGAACGTTGTTAAATGGGACCTGCAAACCTGCCTGGACTACGCCAAAAAAAACAATATTCAGGTAGGCAGTGCCCGGCTCAGCCAGCAAACCAGCCAGCAGGAACTGATACTGTCCAAAGGTTCCGCTTTACCAAATTTATATGGTTCAGCTACCCAATATCTGTCCAACTCGAAGCCCACGGGCGTTTATGGTTCGGGGTCTTATGGCCTTAACTCATCATGGACCCTTTACCAGGGTGGTTATATCAAAAGCGATATCCAGCAAAAAAACGTGGAGGTTGAACGGGCCAACCTGAGCACCATGCAGCAGGTTAATGACCTTACCCTGCAGATTACGCAATATTACCTGAATGTTTTACTGGATAAAGAAACCATTATTTACCAGCAAAATGTGGTAACTACTTCAAAAGCACAGGTAGAGCAGGCAAAAAAACGCCTTGACGCCGGTAGCATTGCACAAAAAGATGTTGCTCAGCTTTTTGCCCAGCTTGCTAACGACAAATATACATTGGTTACCGCTGAGAACGCCCAACGGCAGGATTTGATTAGCCTGAAACAACTCCTTCAGTTGCCTGCAACCACGTTTGACGTGATCACGCCGGATACCATCATTTCAAAAAAAGCGGTGGATAACCTTTTAAATGTGCAACAAACTGCGTTGAAAGACCGGCCAGAAGTGAAAAATGGCGAATTGTATGTTCGGTCGGCCGAATTTGGGCTGCAAAAGGCCAATTCGGGCTACCTGCCAACTCTTAGCGCTTCGGGCTTTGCGGGCACCAGCTACCAGGGCGCGGGGAGTGGTTATTTTAACCAGTTGAACAATGGCTTCAACCAGCAGGTTGGCCTTACCCTGTCTGTTCCCATTTTTACCCGCAAGGTTAACCAGGTGAACCGGGCTGAAGCTAAGATCAACATCGACCAGGCTAAACTTTCATTAAAAGATACCAAAACCACCCTTTCTCTCAATATTGAAAAAGCATACATCAATGTGCTCAATTCTCAAAACCAGTACGACGCGGCTGCCGAGGCCTTTAAATACAACCAGGAAACTTACCGGGTGGCTAATGAGCAATTAAAGGTTGGTATTGTAAACATGGTTGACTTTCTGCAGCAAAAAAGCCTTTACACGCAAGCACTGCAGCAATATATCCAGGCGAAATACAATGCCGCCCTCACCATAGAGATCTACGAATTCTATAAAGGCACTCCTGTTAAACTTTAA
- a CDS encoding quinone oxidoreductase family protein, with protein MKAAVMYEKGELPQYTDFPEPIAQNDGELVVTVKAVAIKHFDKGRATGKHYSSNAPREGGKVVGGDGVCLLADGTRVYGMGVSGMLAERATIDSNRIVKIPEGLDNATAAALPNAVIGSAMGLRFKADIQPGDVVLINGATGFTGRVAVQIAKYYGAKKVIVTGRNAQSLQNLLALGADETISLVQDDGYFKAQLKAVHAETPLDVIIDYLWGHSAEMILDCLKGDGSFSHKSRYVSVGSMTGDLIQLSAATLRSVNLQLSGSGLGAWSKQQVGQLFTDILPEMFRLAADGKLKIETIGVELENIAELWDLDVPDGQRLVVTML; from the coding sequence ATGAAAGCAGCAGTAATGTACGAAAAAGGAGAGTTACCTCAATATACAGATTTCCCGGAACCGATAGCTCAAAACGATGGTGAACTTGTGGTAACCGTAAAGGCAGTTGCCATTAAACACTTTGATAAAGGGCGTGCAACCGGCAAACACTACTCCAGCAATGCACCCAGAGAAGGCGGCAAAGTAGTGGGCGGCGACGGCGTTTGCCTTTTGGCCGATGGTACCAGGGTTTATGGCATGGGCGTAAGCGGCATGCTGGCTGAGCGGGCAACTATCGATAGCAACCGCATAGTGAAAATTCCGGAAGGGTTAGATAATGCTACTGCCGCTGCCTTGCCCAACGCTGTCATCGGCTCTGCCATGGGCCTGCGGTTCAAAGCCGATATACAACCGGGCGATGTTGTGCTGATTAATGGAGCTACCGGTTTTACCGGGCGGGTGGCGGTGCAAATTGCCAAATATTATGGTGCAAAGAAAGTGATTGTTACTGGCCGCAACGCGCAATCGCTGCAAAACCTGTTGGCCCTCGGTGCCGATGAGACCATTTCACTGGTTCAGGACGATGGGTATTTTAAAGCGCAACTCAAAGCGGTACACGCAGAAACACCATTGGACGTTATCATCGACTATCTTTGGGGACATAGCGCGGAAATGATTTTAGATTGCTTGAAAGGAGACGGTTCATTCAGCCACAAAAGCAGGTATGTATCTGTCGGCAGCATGACTGGTGACCTGATCCAATTATCCGCAGCGACACTCAGAAGTGTAAATTTGCAACTTAGCGGATCGGGCCTTGGCGCCTGGTCCAAACAGCAGGTTGGCCAATTGTTTACCGATATCCTTCCTGAAATGTTCCGGTTAGCTGCCGATGGAAAACTTAAGATAGAAACGATAGGCGTGGAACTTGAAAATATTGCCGAACTCTGGGACCTTGACGTTCCGGATGGTCAGCGCCTGGTGGTAACTATGCTATAA
- a CDS encoding acyltransferase family protein — protein MNKNNAVIEPKSHYQILDGLRGVAALFVVAFHIMEAFADGNRFKQIINHGYLAVDFFFLLSGFVVAYAYDDRWAKMTQWGFYKRRIIRLQPMLIIGTIIGAILFYFQGCAMFGLISQTPVWQMLLVMLVGFTLIPLPVSMDIRGWQEMHPLNGPAWSLFFEYIANILYAVVVRRFSKKVLGVFVFLAACLLVHYTVMGPRGDVIGGWSLDDVQLNIGFTRMLYPFFAGVLLSRMGKLITIRGAFGICSLMIAVTLCMPRIGDEHHLWMNGLYESLVIIIVFPVIIAIGAGGSIMGAKATKACGFLGDISYPIYITHYPLIYLYTAWVVTNKVPMGRGLAVGFLLWIGAIAIAYICLKWYDEPVRNWLKKKWLKQPVSVDARQ, from the coding sequence ATGAATAAAAACAACGCGGTTATAGAACCCAAAAGTCATTACCAAATTTTAGATGGCCTGCGTGGCGTAGCCGCGTTGTTTGTGGTAGCTTTTCATATTATGGAAGCCTTTGCCGATGGTAACCGTTTTAAGCAGATTATAAACCACGGCTATCTGGCAGTAGATTTCTTTTTTCTGCTCTCGGGCTTTGTGGTTGCTTATGCGTATGATGACAGATGGGCCAAAATGACTCAGTGGGGTTTTTATAAACGGCGCATCATTCGCTTACAGCCCATGCTTATCATCGGCACTATTATTGGAGCCATACTGTTTTATTTTCAAGGCTGTGCAATGTTTGGCTTAATTTCGCAAACACCGGTATGGCAAATGTTACTTGTAATGCTGGTTGGCTTTACGTTGATACCCCTGCCTGTATCAATGGATATACGTGGCTGGCAGGAAATGCACCCGTTGAACGGGCCCGCGTGGTCGCTTTTTTTTGAGTATATAGCCAATATACTTTACGCCGTGGTTGTACGCAGGTTTTCAAAAAAAGTATTAGGGGTGTTTGTGTTTCTTGCCGCTTGTTTGTTGGTACATTACACTGTAATGGGCCCGCGGGGCGATGTAATTGGAGGTTGGTCGTTAGATGATGTACAACTCAATATAGGCTTTACACGCATGCTTTATCCATTTTTTGCAGGTGTATTATTATCGCGTATGGGCAAGCTAATAACAATAAGAGGTGCATTTGGAATTTGTAGCCTTATGATTGCCGTTACCTTGTGTATGCCGCGTATAGGCGATGAGCATCATTTATGGATGAATGGGCTTTATGAATCGTTGGTTATTATTATTGTTTTCCCTGTTATTATCGCTATTGGTGCAGGCGGCAGCATAATGGGTGCTAAAGCAACTAAGGCGTGTGGTTTCTTAGGCGATATTTCTTACCCAATTTACATCACTCACTATCCTTTAATTTACCTGTATACCGCCTGGGTGGTTACCAACAAAGTGCCAATGGGTCGCGGGCTTGCCGTTGGCTTTTTGCTATGGATAGGTGCCATAGCTATAGCCTATATTTGCTTAAAATGGTATGACGAGCCGGTACGCAATTGGCTAAAAAAGAAATGGTTAAAGCAACCTGTTTCCGTAGATGCACGGCAATGA
- a CDS encoding glycoside hydrolase family 3 C-terminal domain-containing protein — protein MKKNKCVLLSALCLGTLLYSKTNAQSLVNPATEAKITTLIKKMTLQEKVNMIHANSSFTSAGVARLGIPELTTSDGPHGVRVEHGRGWDVVPNVNDAGTYLPTGNCLAATWNPALGYAFGSVLGSEAKYRGKDVILGPGINIIRSPLNGRNFEYQSEDPFLVSKMVVGYIKGVQDQGISACVKHFAANNEEVDRFTVNVEMSERALREIYLPGFKAAVTLGGANTVMGAYNKFRGQYATENKYLVNKVLKGEWGFKGVLISDWGAVHNTMEALQNGTDLEMGSDIGTPPLKYNKFYMGDTVVTLVNSGKVPVALIDDKVRRILRVMFKTHMINGGRTPGAYNTQAHQNTALKVAEEGIVLLKNEGKLLPLQKNNIKSIAVIGQNAERPNAYGGGSSQIKAKYEITPLQGLKNLLGSNVKISYAQGYKIARGQQADAQMIQEAVDAASKADVAIVYCGWTHGYDYNVWDDNAYDAEGADKPDMHMPFGQDELLKAVLKANPKTVVVLMGGGPIDISQWVNDSKAILEGWYAGMEGGNALAKIVFGEVNPSGKLPMTFPKKLDDSPAHKLGQFPGVNGTVHYNEGIFVGYRYFDTYHVEPQFAFGHGLSYTTFGYKGLQVQKTGSRQASVKVTITNTGNTAGAEVVQLYVRQQKPSVERPDKELKAFDKVFLKAGESKVITLKLNSDAFAYYDDKKHSWVADSGKYDVLLGSSSRDIRGQKSLVL, from the coding sequence ATGAAAAAAAATAAATGTGTGTTGCTATCCGCCCTTTGCTTAGGCACTTTGTTGTATAGCAAAACTAATGCACAAAGCCTGGTTAACCCGGCAACCGAAGCAAAAATAACTACGCTCATCAAAAAAATGACGTTGCAGGAAAAGGTTAACATGATACATGCTAATTCTTCGTTCACTTCGGCGGGTGTTGCCCGTTTGGGAATACCGGAGTTAACCACGTCCGACGGGCCGCACGGCGTGCGTGTTGAGCATGGCCGGGGCTGGGATGTTGTGCCTAATGTAAACGATGCCGGAACTTACCTGCCTACCGGTAATTGCCTGGCCGCTACCTGGAACCCCGCGCTGGGTTATGCCTTTGGTTCGGTATTAGGTAGCGAAGCCAAATACCGCGGTAAAGATGTGATATTAGGCCCCGGCATAAATATTATACGTTCGCCTTTAAACGGGCGAAACTTTGAATACCAGAGCGAAGACCCTTTCCTGGTATCAAAAATGGTAGTTGGATATATTAAGGGAGTGCAAGATCAAGGCATATCGGCCTGTGTAAAGCATTTTGCGGCTAACAACGAGGAGGTTGACCGTTTTACCGTAAATGTTGAAATGAGCGAGCGTGCCCTGCGCGAAATTTACCTGCCGGGCTTTAAAGCTGCCGTAACACTGGGTGGTGCAAACACGGTAATGGGTGCCTATAATAAATTTAGGGGCCAATATGCTACTGAAAATAAATACCTGGTGAATAAGGTGTTAAAAGGCGAATGGGGTTTTAAAGGCGTATTAATTAGCGACTGGGGAGCGGTACACAACACCATGGAGGCACTACAAAATGGAACCGACCTTGAAATGGGCTCGGATATAGGTACGCCGCCATTAAAATATAATAAATTTTATATGGGTGATACTGTTGTTACATTGGTGAATAGCGGCAAGGTACCTGTAGCACTTATTGATGATAAGGTGCGCCGCATTTTGCGTGTGATGTTTAAAACCCATATGATAAATGGCGGGCGTACACCCGGTGCCTACAATACCCAAGCACATCAAAACACTGCTTTAAAAGTAGCCGAAGAAGGTATTGTGCTGTTAAAAAACGAAGGTAAATTGCTTCCTCTGCAAAAAAATAATATTAAAAGCATTGCCGTTATTGGCCAAAATGCCGAGAGGCCAAATGCATACGGTGGTGGTAGTTCGCAAATAAAAGCCAAATACGAGATAACTCCCTTACAAGGGTTAAAAAACCTTTTGGGCAGTAATGTAAAAATTAGCTACGCCCAAGGTTATAAAATTGCGAGGGGCCAGCAGGCCGACGCGCAAATGATACAGGAAGCTGTTGACGCCGCATCAAAAGCCGATGTTGCTATTGTGTATTGCGGGTGGACACATGGTTATGACTACAATGTTTGGGATGATAATGCTTACGATGCCGAAGGCGCAGACAAGCCCGATATGCATATGCCCTTTGGGCAAGACGAACTATTAAAGGCCGTACTTAAAGCCAACCCTAAAACAGTTGTGGTTTTAATGGGTGGCGGCCCTATTGATATTAGCCAATGGGTAAATGATAGTAAAGCCATTTTAGAAGGCTGGTACGCCGGTATGGAAGGCGGCAATGCTTTGGCTAAAATAGTATTTGGTGAAGTAAATCCTTCGGGAAAATTGCCAATGACTTTCCCTAAAAAGCTTGACGACTCGCCGGCCCATAAGTTAGGCCAGTTTCCGGGTGTTAACGGCACTGTGCATTATAATGAGGGTATTTTTGTTGGCTACCGGTATTTTGATACTTACCATGTAGAACCTCAGTTTGCTTTTGGGCATGGTTTATCATACACAACATTTGGCTATAAAGGTTTACAGGTACAAAAAACGGGTTCCCGGCAAGCATCAGTAAAAGTAACCATAACCAATACTGGTAACACCGCAGGTGCCGAAGTGGTGCAGCTTTATGTAAGGCAGCAGAAGCCTTCGGTAGAGCGGCCTGATAAGGAGTTAAAAGCCTTTGATAAAGTTTTTTTAAAGGCGGGCGAAAGTAAAGTAATAACACTTAAACTAAATAGTGATGCTTTTGCTTACTATGATGATAAAAAACATAGCTGGGTGGCCGATAGTGGCAAGTATGATGTGTTATTGGGCAGTTCATCGCGCGATATCCGCGGGCAAAAATCCCTGGTGCTATAA
- a CDS encoding glycoside hydrolase family 13 protein, with protein sequence MISLKSTLLIKVYNLLFFCMILLPVLSSAQTNNSRQWWKEAIIYQIYPRSFKDSNGDGVGDLKGIISKLDYIQSLGVTAIWLNPIYSSPNDDNGYDISDYRNIMKDFGTMQDFDLMLKEMHKRNIKLIMDLVVNHSSDEHEWFKQSRSSRNNPYRDYYHWWPAENGKPTPRWSFFDVNSDAWMYDATTNAYYLHYFSRKQPDLNWENPKVRQEVYDIMKFWINKGIDGFRMDAFQFVSKDITWPAFPKGYEKNIVKYYGMGPQLHTYLKEMNREVMSKYKVMTVAEGAGSTLKDAHDLVDHDRHELNMAFHFEVMDLNNNGKGYSLLKMKKIFTKWDSAFARKGWVSIFLANHDNPRMVSKFGNDSPQFRAVSSKMLTTLIMTMRGTPYYYNGDELGMANIKFDKIEDYRDLATLNAYKNLVNKHGDLAGYLKGQAATSRDNGRTPFQWNGSANAGFSTATPWLKVNPDYKTINAEAELKDPNSILNYFKQVVALRKSTLALVYGRYKLLDAANPDVFSYTREFNGEKYLILLNFKTTNAVAAPGLSLTHNQLMINNYTAPPKMGNNNNTIVLQPYQAVVYKL encoded by the coding sequence ATGATATCGCTAAAATCAACATTGCTCATCAAGGTCTATAACCTTCTTTTTTTCTGCATGATACTGCTTCCTGTACTTTCTTCGGCCCAAACCAATAACAGCCGCCAGTGGTGGAAAGAGGCCATTATTTATCAAATATACCCGCGTAGTTTTAAAGATAGCAACGGCGATGGCGTGGGCGATTTAAAGGGCATCATCTCTAAACTGGATTATATTCAAAGTTTAGGAGTTACCGCTATATGGTTAAACCCAATATATAGCTCGCCAAATGATGATAACGGCTATGATATTAGCGACTATCGCAATATTATGAAGGATTTTGGCACCATGCAGGATTTTGACCTGATGCTGAAAGAAATGCACAAGCGCAACATCAAACTTATTATGGACCTTGTAGTTAACCATAGCAGCGACGAGCATGAATGGTTTAAACAGTCGCGCTCATCGCGCAATAACCCATACCGCGATTACTATCACTGGTGGCCAGCCGAAAATGGCAAACCAACGCCGCGTTGGAGTTTTTTTGATGTTAACAGCGATGCCTGGATGTATGATGCTACAACTAATGCTTATTACCTGCACTACTTTTCGCGCAAGCAGCCCGACCTGAACTGGGAAAACCCAAAGGTGCGCCAGGAGGTTTATGATATTATGAAGTTTTGGATAAATAAAGGCATCGACGGTTTTAGGATGGATGCCTTTCAGTTTGTATCTAAAGATATTACATGGCCGGCCTTCCCGAAAGGATACGAAAAAAATATAGTTAAATACTACGGCATGGGGCCGCAACTGCACACCTATTTAAAGGAAATGAACCGCGAGGTAATGAGCAAATATAAGGTGATGACCGTTGCCGAAGGAGCGGGCAGCACTTTAAAAGATGCACACGACCTGGTTGACCATGACCGCCACGAACTGAATATGGCCTTCCATTTTGAGGTTATGGACCTTAATAATAATGGCAAAGGTTACAGTTTACTAAAAATGAAGAAAATATTTACCAAATGGGATAGTGCTTTTGCCCGTAAAGGCTGGGTATCAATATTTTTAGCTAACCATGATAACCCACGTATGGTTAGCAAGTTTGGTAATGATAGCCCGCAGTTTAGGGCCGTATCTTCAAAAATGCTCACCACACTCATCATGACAATGCGCGGTACACCTTACTATTATAATGGCGATGAACTGGGCATGGCAAATATTAAATTTGATAAGATAGAAGACTACCGCGACCTGGCAACTTTAAACGCCTACAAAAATTTAGTAAACAAACATGGCGATTTGGCTGGTTATTTAAAGGGACAAGCGGCCACATCGCGCGATAACGGACGTACACCTTTTCAATGGAATGGTAGTGCTAACGCAGGCTTCAGCACCGCTACGCCATGGCTAAAGGTTAACCCCGATTACAAAACCATTAATGCCGAGGCCGAACTGAAGGACCCTAATTCGATATTAAATTATTTTAAACAGGTAGTTGCCTTACGTAAAAGTACTCTTGCATTAGTATACGGCCGGTATAAACTGCTGGATGCTGCAAACCCCGATGTTTTTAGCTATACCCGCGAGTTTAATGGCGAGAAATACCTTATTTTGCTTAATTTTAAAACAACAAACGCTGTTGCAGCACCGGGGTTAAGTTTAACCCACAACCAATTGATGATTAACAATTATACCGCCCCGCCAAAAATGGGTAATAACAATAATACTATTGTTTTACAACCTTACCAGGCGGTGGTTTACAAACTATAA
- a CDS encoding efflux RND transporter periplasmic adaptor subunit, translating into MKKNTKRTLVIAAIVIVVGGIWFVTTKKKEKPVVLPTEVPTYGYIAQTVTATGTIQPVDTVAVGTQVSGIVKVINADFNSKVKKGQLLAQLDKSLLQATVDQASATLRTQQSQLVYNQNFYNRQKLLYSSGSISKQDYESALNNFNSSKAAVDNAAAALRSAEKNLSYTDIYSPVDGVVLSRSVSLGQTVAAAFSTPTLFVIAKDISKMQVQADVDEADIGNVKKGNRVSFTVDAYIDDVFKGTVSDIRLHPKSTSNVVTYTTVIYAPNDSLMLKPGMTANINVYTKETNNALLVSSKSLNFAPDSSLKKQFTLKPMPQANSSNAVKGPGKPGSVWLKKGKELIQTPVRYGLDDNTHAEILSGLTLKDTVVSSLPVPVQAETGTSILPSPGGADKNKKP; encoded by the coding sequence ATGAAAAAAAATACAAAAAGAACGCTCGTTATCGCAGCCATTGTTATAGTGGTTGGCGGTATTTGGTTCGTTACTACTAAAAAGAAAGAAAAACCTGTGGTGCTGCCTACCGAAGTGCCAACCTATGGTTATATAGCCCAAACAGTTACGGCAACGGGTACCATTCAACCTGTGGATACCGTAGCGGTAGGTACCCAGGTATCGGGAATCGTTAAAGTGATTAACGCCGACTTTAATTCCAAAGTAAAAAAAGGCCAGCTATTGGCGCAGTTGGATAAATCGCTTTTGCAGGCAACGGTCGATCAGGCCAGTGCTACCTTGCGCACACAGCAAAGCCAACTGGTTTACAACCAGAATTTTTATAACCGGCAAAAGTTGTTGTACAGCAGCGGCTCAATTAGTAAGCAAGATTATGAGTCGGCTTTAAACAATTTTAATTCATCAAAAGCGGCGGTGGATAATGCTGCCGCTGCATTGCGCTCGGCTGAAAAAAACCTGTCGTATACCGATATTTATTCGCCCGTAGACGGTGTGGTGCTTTCGCGAAGTGTAAGCCTCGGCCAAACGGTTGCAGCGGCATTTAGTACGCCCACGCTTTTTGTGATTGCTAAAGATATTTCAAAAATGCAGGTACAGGCAGATGTGGACGAGGCCGATATAGGCAATGTAAAAAAGGGCAACCGCGTTAGTTTTACAGTGGATGCTTATATAGATGACGTATTTAAAGGGACGGTGTCTGACATTCGCCTGCACCCGAAAAGTACATCAAATGTGGTGACCTATACAACCGTCATCTATGCCCCTAATGACAGCCTGATGCTTAAGCCAGGGATGACGGCCAACATCAACGTTTATACCAAGGAGACGAATAACGCCTTGTTGGTAAGTTCTAAGTCGCTGAATTTTGCTCCGGATTCGTCGCTAAAGAAACAATTTACATTAAAACCAATGCCGCAGGCTAATAGCAGTAATGCTGTTAAAGGGCCTGGGAAACCAGGAAGCGTGTGGCTAAAAAAAGGAAAAGAACTCATACAAACGCCGGTGCGCTACGGCCTTGATGACAATACACACGCCGAAATCCTGTCGGGATTGACTTTAAAAGACACTGTAGTATCCTCGCTGCCTGTTCCTGTACAGGCTGAAACAGGTACATCTATTTTACCAAGCCCGGGCGGTGCCGATAAAAACAAAAAGCCGTAA
- a CDS encoding Crp/Fnr family transcriptional regulator, translated as MLFHFKNIFPQLNSFWDKYLAYQQRMEIPAKTILLEEGKVSGQYIFIEQGCVRALFNNNGDDKTVQFFFENEGLTSFESFMNNTPSLFTIETLEPSVVYLLPKKYVLQLMDELSHEPGFLQLLLQVSSQRQVHYINEFVSFIRDKPEERYQKLLKERPHIVQRVPQHYIASYLGVSQVHLSRIKSKLAKGKSHF; from the coding sequence ATGCTTTTCCACTTTAAAAATATATTTCCACAATTAAATTCGTTTTGGGATAAATATTTAGCATACCAGCAGCGGATGGAAATACCGGCTAAAACTATTTTGCTGGAAGAAGGAAAAGTATCCGGTCAATACATCTTTATTGAGCAAGGTTGTGTGCGCGCATTATTTAACAATAACGGCGACGATAAAACGGTGCAATTCTTTTTTGAAAATGAAGGGCTCACCTCGTTCGAAAGTTTCATGAACAACACCCCGAGCCTGTTCACCATCGAAACACTGGAACCTTCGGTGGTTTATTTACTTCCTAAAAAATATGTTCTCCAATTGATGGACGAGTTAAGCCATGAACCCGGTTTTTTGCAACTGTTGCTACAGGTATCTTCGCAAAGGCAAGTTCATTACATTAATGAATTTGTTTCCTTTATCCGGGATAAGCCCGAAGAACGATATCAAAAATTACTGAAAGAAAGGCCGCATATTGTACAACGCGTGCCACAGCACTACATAGCTTCTTACCTGGGTGTAAGCCAGGTGCATTTAAGCCGCATTAAAAGCAAGTTGGCTAAAGGCAAATCGCATTTCTGA